Genomic segment of Nitrosopumilaceae archaeon AB1(1):
ACAAAATTCATTTACATTCTCAAGATGAGTAAACTGCTTTTTTAATGATAAATTATAAGATTTCTTGTTTAATTTAACACCACTAGATAAATCATAGAAACCACGAGTACTAATTGTTGGAATCATTTTAATTCAGATTTACGCATATTGATATCGTCTTGTTCAACTTTGGCAAACAGGGGAGAAGATTTTGAGACAACGTGACCTGGAGAGATAGATAGACTGGAGGCATTATTCCATGACACATCAGATACTAGGTCTGAAAGATTCAATTGTTCCCAAATTCTCTGGCTAGACTGTGGAAGGATACAGTGTAATAGTATTGAGAGACACCTTACAGCATTTACAGATAGATATATGCAGGTAGCAGAGCCTACACCACCCTTCCAAGGTGAAGAATGTTGAAAGTATTGATTAAAGTAGGCAGAGAATTTTAAGATCCTTTTCAGTGCATGATTTAGTTGACTATTTTGTACCAAGTCTGCCACAATTGTAGAAATATTCATAATCTCTTCTCTAGCCTCTAGATCTACAGAAGTCATGTCATCGGGTTTTGGTACTAAACCACCATATTCCTTACAGGTGAAACCTAGTGTTCGATTTATGAAATTTCCAATATTTCCAATGAGTTCAGAATTTATTCTCGACGCAAAATCATCCCAATCAAAGTTTAAATCATTTTGAGAAAATGGGGTAATAAATATTAAATAAAATCTCAAATAATCTGCAGGGTAATATTGTAAAAAATCACGTAAACCCACATACCAGTTTCTACTCTTTGAAATTTTTTTATTTTGTAATGTTAAATGTCCTCGTGTTGGAATATAATCAGGAAGTTTAAATTTTTCATCAACCCCCATACGTATAGCAGGGAGGAATAAATAGTGATGATATACAATATCTTTTCCAATAAAATGATAAATGTCTGCAGAATTCCAAAATTTTTCTCCATCCTCTCCAATGGATTCTAAATATTTTATAGCCGTTGAAATGTATGCTAGGTGATTATCAAACCAACCATAAAAGACCTTATCTGCACCCTCAGATGCAGGAATAGGAACGCCCCAGGATATGTCACGTGTTATATCCCAATCCTTTAAACCCTCTTTGATCCAATTCCGTACATAATTTTTTACATCACTCTGTAGGTTATCATTACAATCAAGCCAATGATTCAATTTATCTGTAAAATGTTCTAGTTGAAAAAAGTAGTGTAGTGATTCTTTCTGTGTTGGTGTTTTACCACATATAGCACATTTTGGATTGAGAATTTCTTCAGGAATTCTACCACAACTCTCACACAGATCAGAGTATTGATCTGCAACTCTACAGTGAGGACAGGTTCCCTTTACATACCTGTCAGGTAGAAATTTATCATCTTGTTTACAATAAAATTGAGATATTATTGATTGTGTTATGTGTCCGGCGTCAGATAATTTGGTAAACACGTTTTGAACAAATTGGTTATTCTCATCAGAGCTAGTATGATAAAATAAATCAAAGTTTATGTCCAACTTGGCAAAATCTTCAGCATCACGTTTATTCCATTCAGATACATACTGTTCAGGGGTTATACCTTTTTTTTCAGACTGTAGTAAAATAGGTGTACCATAATCATCTGAGGCACAAAAATAGTATGCTCGTACATCATTTTGTTTTAAAAACCGTACCGTTACATCAGCAGGAAGATAAGTCGATGCAATATGTCCCAGATGAATCTCACCGTTGGCATAGGGAAGTGCACTTGTAACTATAACTCTTTTTTGCACGAATAAATTAATTTAATCTAGTCTAATAAGGTTACAATAAATCAAGATGATTTTTTCTTTTATCGTAAAATAAGAATATCATTCGTAGATGAACAAAATATCACACAATATGAAAAAAAGCCGGGATTTATGGTATCTAGGTAGCATAATATTGATTATAGTCATAATCACTACACATCATATCCCTAAAGAGGTGTTTGGGGATAACAGCATACACATACCTGCAA
This window contains:
- the metG gene encoding methionine--tRNA ligase → MQKRVIVTSALPYANGEIHLGHIASTYLPADVTVRFLKQNDVRAYYFCASDDYGTPILLQSEKKGITPEQYVSEWNKRDAEDFAKLDINFDLFYHTSSDENNQFVQNVFTKLSDAGHITQSIISQFYCKQDDKFLPDRYVKGTCPHCRVADQYSDLCESCGRIPEEILNPKCAICGKTPTQKESLHYFFQLEHFTDKLNHWLDCNDNLQSDVKNYVRNWIKEGLKDWDITRDISWGVPIPASEGADKVFYGWFDNHLAYISTAIKYLESIGEDGEKFWNSADIYHFIGKDIVYHHYLFLPAIRMGVDEKFKLPDYIPTRGHLTLQNKKISKSRNWYVGLRDFLQYYPADYLRFYLIFITPFSQNDLNFDWDDFASRINSELIGNIGNFINRTLGFTCKEYGGLVPKPDDMTSVDLEAREEIMNISTIVADLVQNSQLNHALKRILKFSAYFNQYFQHSSPWKGGVGSATCIYLSVNAVRCLSILLHCILPQSSQRIWEQLNLSDLVSDVSWNNASSLSISPGHVVSKSSPLFAKVEQDDINMRKSELK